The following are from one region of the Osmia bicornis bicornis chromosome 8, iOsmBic2.1, whole genome shotgun sequence genome:
- the LOC114875215 gene encoding WD and tetratricopeptide repeats protein 1-like, with product MLPNIHEKDYRVVDLVRQREIRDSVAYKVSQKLHVTENLISRLGLEKELVGHTGCVNCLEWNESGQILASASDDMNIILWDPFRYEKKLVLRTRHQGNIFSVKFMPKSNDRILVSGAGDGKVRVRDLTILEPIFWCNCHIGRVKRIATAATVPFLFWSAAEDGLVLQYDIRAPHSCKSNDCNSVLVNLVNHMGRYAEGKCIAVNPKKPELIAVGANDAYIRMYDRRMIKLSQVPIISSQHSDLTRGNTGRAGEGDPDENIPLGCAQYFIAGHLHSRQRDSNRNLTTTYLTFSADGNELLVNMGGEQIYLFDINDPKKSKTCFGYSSNTYLRDCGKCSIEKDSEDSIDYTKKNVKVLPPHVEELKRQANEGFEQQKYSMAINLYNKAISLCPTAAVLYANRAAAYMKRTWDGDVYAALKDCQTTLLLDPGHVKAHFRLARCLFDLHRSTEADKVIKDFQQKFPEYSSNSACKALKMDIKEAIDTGRDNDTNQTMLQISEYEQEWRRNTIDYKMRFCGHCNTTTDIKEANFFGNNGQYIVAGSDDGSFFIWDRNTTNIVRVLRGDERIVNCLQPHPSTCLLATSGIDPVVRLWSPLPEDGTVNEREIQNLEDAASANQIRMNSDPFEVMLMNMGYRFPVQQAELNEDGDDHQDQSIVQPLNCRPS from the exons TCacagaaaatttaatatctcGATTAGGACTTGAAAAAGAATTGGTTGGTCATACAGGATGTGTTAATTGTTTAGAATGGAATGAAAGCGGACA AATTCTTGCTTCAGCATCCGATGatatgaatattattttgtGGGATCCATTTCGGTATGAAAAAAAACTGGTACTACGTACACGTCATCAAGgaaatatattttctgttAAG TTCATGCCAAAATCAAATGATAGAATATTGGTATCAGGTGCGGGGGATGGAAAAGTACGAGTTCGTGATCTCACTATTCTTGAACCCATATTTTGGTGTAATTGTCATATAGGCCGCGTTAAACGAATTGCCACAGCAGCCACTGTACCTTTCCTCTTCTGGAGTGCTGCAGAAGATGGTCTCGTTTTACAATACGATATTCGTGCACCCCATAGTTGCAAAAGCAATGACTGTAATAGTGTATTGGTGAATCTTGTTAATCATATGGGTCGCTATGCAGAGGGCAAGTGTATTGCGGTAAATCCAAAAAAACCTGAATTAATAGCCGTTGGAGCGAATGATGCGTATATAAGAATGTACGATCGTAGAATGATTAAACTTTCTCAG GTGCCTATTATTTCTTCTCAACATAGTGATCTGACAAGAGGAAATACAGGCAGAGCTGGTGAAGGCGATCCAGATGAGAATATACCATTGGGTTGCGCACAGTACTTTATCGCGG GCCACCTGCATTCACGACAACGTGACAGTAACAGGAATCTCACTACAACATATTTAACCTTCAGCGCTGATGGGAATGAGCTACTTGTTAACATGGGCGGTgaacaaatatatttattcgaCATCAACGATCCAAAAAAGTCGAAAACTTGTTTTGGTTATTCCTCGAATACGTATTTAA GAGATTGTGGAAAATGTAGTATAGAAAAAGATAGCGAAGATAGTATAGATTATACTAAAAAGAATGTTAAAGTCCTGCCACCACATGTTGAAGAGTTGAAACGACAA gCTAATGAAGGTTTCGAACAACAGAAGTATAGTATGgcaattaatttgtataataaagCGATCAGCTTATGTCCTACCGCAGCTGTGCTTTATGCCAACAGAGCTGCAGCATATATGAAACGAACGTG GGATGGTGATGTATACGCCGCCCTTAAAGATTGTCAGACAACGTTACTCCTTGATCCAGGACATGTAAAAGCTCATTTTAG ATTGGCACGGTGTCTTTTTGATTTACATCGATCAACCGAAGCTGATAAAGTAATCAAAGATTTTCAGCAAAAGTTTCCCGAGTATTCATCTAACTCTGCGTGTAAAGCATTAAAAATGGACATAAAAGAAGCTATAGATACTG GTAGAGACAACGATACGAATCAAACGATGTTACAAATATCGGAATATGAACAAGAATGGAGACGCAACACTATTGATTATAAAATGAGATTTTGTGGACATTGCAATACTACAACTGATATAAAAGAAGCTAATTTTTTTGGGAA cAATGGTCAGTATATAGTGGCAGGATCAGACGATGGTTCTTTCTTTATTTGGGATCGTAATACTACAAATATTGTACGCGTACTAAGAGGAGACGAACGAATTGTAAATTGTCTCCAACCTCATCCATCCACGTGTTTATTAGCTACTAGTGGTATTGATCCAGTAGTTAGATTATGGAGTCCTTTGCCTGAG gatgGTACCGTaaacgaaagagaaattcaaaatttagaaGATGCCGCATCTGCAAATCAAATTCGTATGAACAGCGATCCATTTGAAGTGATGCTAATGAATATGGGATATCGATTTCCGGTCCAACAGGCTGAATTAAACGAGGATGGTGACGATCATCAGGATCAGTCAATTGTGCAACCGTTGAATTGTAGACCaagttaa